In a single window of the Acinetobacter sp. CS-2 genome:
- a CDS encoding cell division protein FtsQ/DivIB, translating into MAQLPASMRRKRAAITSIHEKLPTPKEKLANLGGWLLLLVALAVLAVGIYGLYGVMTDAQVAKLSVVGTRSEAENRQVMTHVAPKVTENYFTSDLEQIRDQALALSWVDRVVVSRAWPNSIRVRVMPRHAIARWGTGRLLSDSGDIFAEVVPQNNQKLPLLHGPASQSKMMMRRYNEINQLFLPVNIRLKELYLTKRMTWFMQFDSGLRIIVDQDQTMGKLQRLSHLAQSDLKPVWAKISSVDLRYRNGLAIQWKNAAPPNIVNGHFVVTIDDTSIADTRTVKP; encoded by the coding sequence ATGGCTCAACTCCCTGCTTCAATGCGTCGTAAACGAGCAGCAATTACCTCTATTCATGAAAAGCTACCTACACCTAAGGAAAAGCTTGCGAATTTGGGTGGCTGGTTGTTGTTGCTGGTTGCACTTGCCGTATTGGCAGTGGGGATTTATGGTCTGTATGGTGTTATGACGGATGCCCAGGTGGCTAAACTGAGTGTAGTGGGTACCCGCTCAGAGGCTGAAAATCGCCAGGTCATGACTCATGTTGCACCCAAGGTGACAGAAAATTATTTTACCTCTGATCTGGAACAAATCCGCGATCAGGCTTTAGCGTTGTCTTGGGTGGATCGCGTGGTAGTCTCACGTGCATGGCCAAATTCAATTCGTGTGCGCGTCATGCCGCGTCATGCCATTGCTCGTTGGGGAACCGGACGGCTATTGAGTGACAGTGGTGATATTTTTGCAGAAGTGGTGCCGCAGAATAACCAGAAATTACCTTTGCTGCATGGTCCCGCTTCTCAGTCAAAAATGATGATGCGTCGCTACAATGAAATTAACCAGTTGTTCCTGCCGGTCAACATTCGTTTAAAAGAATTATATTTAACAAAACGTATGACCTGGTTCATGCAGTTTGATTCAGGTTTACGCATTATTGTCGATCAGGATCAGACCATGGGTAAACTTCAACGCTTAAGTCATCTGGCACAAAGTGATCTAAAACCCGTTTGGGCTAAAATTTCATCAGTAGACTTGCGTTATAGAAACGGATTGGCCATACAATGGAAGAATGCAGCACCCCCGAATATTGTAAATGGTCATTTTGTTGTAACGATTGATGACACAAGCATTGCAGATACAAGAACGGTAAAGCCATAA
- a CDS encoding D-alanine--D-alanine ligase, giving the protein MANASKFGKVAVLLGGKSAEREVSLDSGKAVLEALVRSGVNAEAFDPQERSVTELVNYDRAFIVLHGRGGEDGQIQGTLEWLNIPYTGTGVQGSAIGMDKVKTKQVWQGSELPTAPYRIVTKDSDLDAIVDSIGLPFIIKPVHEGSSIGMSKVERKEDFTDAIAKATEHDAVVMAEKWITGREFTIVILNGQALPIIRLEPPKDVAFYDYEAKYNRNDVQYGIPCGLTEEEEKRLQALCLRAFQAVGASGWGRIDAMQDEQGNFWLLEVNTVPGMTSHSLVPKAAKAVGYSFDELCVAILEQTLTAAAY; this is encoded by the coding sequence GTGGCAAATGCTTCAAAATTCGGTAAAGTTGCCGTATTGCTTGGTGGTAAATCAGCTGAGCGCGAGGTTTCTCTAGATAGTGGTAAAGCTGTGCTTGAAGCATTGGTGCGTTCGGGCGTGAATGCCGAAGCTTTTGACCCGCAAGAGCGTAGTGTAACTGAACTGGTGAACTATGACCGTGCTTTTATTGTCTTGCATGGCCGCGGTGGTGAAGACGGTCAAATCCAAGGTACATTGGAATGGTTGAATATTCCTTATACCGGTACCGGTGTGCAAGGTTCTGCGATTGGCATGGATAAGGTGAAGACCAAGCAGGTCTGGCAAGGTTCGGAACTGCCAACGGCCCCCTATCGCATTGTGACCAAAGATTCTGATCTGGATGCCATAGTGGACAGCATTGGTCTGCCGTTTATTATCAAACCGGTACATGAAGGTTCAAGTATTGGTATGAGTAAAGTTGAACGTAAGGAAGACTTTACCGATGCAATTGCCAAAGCCACTGAGCATGATGCCGTGGTGATGGCAGAAAAATGGATTACCGGCCGTGAATTTACTATTGTGATTTTAAATGGTCAGGCTTTGCCGATTATTCGCCTGGAACCGCCAAAAGATGTGGCATTCTATGACTATGAAGCCAAATACAACCGTAATGACGTGCAGTACGGCATTCCGTGTGGTTTAACCGAAGAAGAAGAAAAACGTCTGCAAGCTTTGTGTTTACGTGCTTTCCAGGCCGTAGGTGCAAGTGGTTGGGGGCGTATTGATGCCATGCAGGATGAACAGGGCAACTTCTGGTTACTGGAAGTGAATACTGTTCCGGGCATGACCAGTCATTCTCTAGTACCAAAGGCGGCAAAAGCTGTGGGCTATAGTTTTGATGAGTTATGTGTGGCGATTTTAGAACAGACTTTAACGGCTGCGGCTTACTAG
- the murC gene encoding UDP-N-acetylmuramate--L-alanine ligase yields MSPSTPADQAKKLIKVPEMRRIKHIHFVGIGGAGMCGIAEVLKNQGYQVSGSDIKASKTTAQLEENGIKVYIGHTAENIKDANVLVVSTAIDPENPEIKAAIESRIPVVRRAEMLGELMRYRHGIAVAGTHGKTTTTSLVTCMLAEENLDPTYVIGGLLNRTGVNAALGASRYIVAEADESDASFLHLQPMATIVTNIDADHMDTYGGSFDVLKDTFVQFLQKLPFYGLAVVCGDDANIREIMPRIGRPVLTYGFNEDNDIRAVDVDQDGMRTHFTVLRKNREPLRVTVNQPGLHNVLNALAAIGIATDEGVSDGAICRALEGFSGVGRRFQVQGEFEIEGGNVKLVDDYGHHPKEVEATIKAARQSHPDRRLVMMFQPHRFTRTRDCFDDFVDVLSQVDQLLLLEVYPAGEKPIVGADSRSLARSIRLRGEVEPILIDPVDGNLQNVMQKVLQPNDLLLTQGAGNVGAISVELAQNKLYLK; encoded by the coding sequence ATGTCTCCATCTACTCCTGCTGATCAAGCAAAAAAGTTAATCAAAGTGCCTGAAATGCGCCGTATCAAACACATTCATTTTGTGGGAATCGGCGGTGCAGGGATGTGTGGTATCGCAGAAGTATTGAAGAACCAAGGCTATCAGGTCTCTGGTTCAGACATCAAAGCGTCTAAAACTACGGCGCAACTTGAAGAAAACGGTATCAAGGTTTATATCGGTCATACGGCTGAAAATATTAAAGATGCCAATGTACTGGTGGTTTCAACCGCGATTGATCCGGAAAACCCGGAAATCAAGGCCGCAATTGAAAGCCGTATTCCAGTGGTTCGCCGTGCGGAAATGCTGGGTGAGCTGATGCGTTACCGTCACGGTATTGCTGTTGCCGGTACGCATGGTAAAACCACCACGACAAGTCTGGTGACCTGTATGCTGGCGGAAGAAAACCTGGATCCAACCTATGTGATTGGTGGTTTGCTAAACCGTACCGGTGTCAATGCGGCACTGGGTGCAAGCCGTTATATCGTGGCTGAAGCAGATGAGTCAGATGCATCATTCCTACACTTGCAACCTATGGCCACCATTGTGACCAACATTGATGCGGATCATATGGATACCTATGGCGGCAGCTTTGATGTGCTCAAAGATACTTTTGTCCAGTTCCTGCAAAAATTACCATTCTACGGCCTGGCTGTGGTGTGCGGTGATGATGCCAACATCCGTGAAATCATGCCACGTATTGGTCGTCCAGTGTTGACTTATGGCTTTAATGAAGACAATGACATCCGTGCTGTCGATGTTGATCAGGACGGTATGCGTACTCACTTTACCGTGCTGCGTAAAAACCGTGAACCGCTTCGTGTGACGGTGAACCAGCCGGGTCTGCATAATGTGCTTAATGCTTTGGCAGCAATCGGTATCGCTACGGATGAAGGCGTTTCTGATGGCGCGATCTGCCGTGCATTAGAAGGGTTTAGCGGTGTGGGCCGTCGCTTCCAGGTTCAAGGTGAATTTGAGATTGAAGGTGGCAATGTGAAACTGGTGGATGACTATGGTCATCATCCTAAAGAAGTCGAAGCTACCATTAAGGCTGCACGTCAAAGTCATCCAGACCGCCGTCTGGTGATGATGTTCCAGCCGCATCGCTTTACCCGTACCCGCGACTGCTTTGATGACTTCGTCGATGTATTGTCACAAGTTGACCAATTGTTATTGCTGGAAGTGTATCCTGCAGGCGAGAAGCCGATTGTCGGGGCAGATAGTCGCAGTCTGGCGCGCAGTATCCGTTTGCGCGGTGAGGTTGAACCGATTTTGATTGATCCTGTAGATGGCAATTTACAAAATGTGATGCAAAAAGTGTTGCAGCCAAATGACTTGTTATTAACGCAAGGCGCAGGTAATGTGGGTGCGATCTCGGTTGAGCTTGCACAAAATAAGTTGTATTTAAAATAA
- the ftsA gene encoding cell division protein FtsA, giving the protein MNEAVPSVVAIDIGTHKVSVLIGKVHAPDNIQVIGMATARNRGMNKGKIVSLDKVITAIKNAVQEAEDMAECRVHSAWVSIPSAELKSFYASGRTPIENSDHTITTSEVVRALELAKASHLTSDHYLVSAVPLGFELDDSAEWVQNPIRMSAHSMIGHYQLMMLPISTMQNLDRALKGANIGVEKMVVSCLATAEASLLKDEKEYGVCLVDIGAGTTNIAVYLDGRLALTHTLQRGGEHVTRDIAAVLQTTTEEAERLKLLYGCVDLKVVKPDHMIQFQGIDGPQTISRIELAEIIIARYEEILTQVHQELKQNGAIHGLYHGVVLTGDASQIEGMVNLARHMLGVSAHLGNPPVQVHADEQNQAALRRSQYATAAGLLMFSQSDTQDTIVEATDPEKLTLFKRVGRAWSALNNQLKSIF; this is encoded by the coding sequence ATGAATGAAGCTGTTCCCTCGGTTGTTGCGATTGACATTGGGACACACAAAGTTTCAGTTTTGATTGGTAAGGTACATGCGCCAGACAATATCCAAGTGATTGGGATGGCAACCGCTCGTAACCGAGGCATGAATAAAGGGAAAATTGTAAGTCTCGATAAGGTCATCACTGCAATTAAAAATGCCGTACAAGAAGCAGAAGATATGGCTGAATGCCGGGTGCATTCTGCCTGGGTTTCCATTCCAAGTGCAGAATTAAAAAGCTTTTATGCCTCAGGCCGTACTCCGATTGAAAATAGCGACCACACAATTACAACAAGCGAAGTGGTTCGTGCACTCGAATTGGCCAAAGCCAGTCATTTGACTTCAGACCATTATCTGGTGAGTGCGGTACCTTTAGGTTTTGAACTGGATGATTCTGCGGAATGGGTGCAAAATCCGATTCGCATGTCTGCTCATAGCATGATCGGGCATTATCAGCTGATGATGTTGCCAATCAGCACCATGCAAAATCTGGATCGTGCCCTTAAAGGGGCTAATATTGGCGTGGAGAAAATGGTGGTTTCCTGTTTGGCAACAGCTGAAGCCAGTTTGCTGAAAGATGAAAAAGAATATGGGGTATGTTTGGTCGATATCGGTGCCGGTACCACCAATATTGCCGTTTATCTGGATGGTCGCTTGGCATTGACGCATACTTTGCAGCGTGGGGGAGAGCATGTCACCCGTGATATTGCTGCGGTATTGCAAACCACCACTGAAGAAGCTGAACGGCTGAAATTGTTGTATGGCTGTGTTGACCTGAAAGTGGTTAAACCTGACCATATGATTCAATTTCAGGGCATTGATGGTCCACAGACCATTAGCCGTATTGAATTGGCAGAAATCATTATTGCGCGTTATGAAGAAATTCTGACCCAGGTTCATCAAGAATTAAAGCAGAATGGGGCCATTCATGGTCTGTATCATGGTGTAGTTCTGACGGGTGATGCTAGTCAAATTGAAGGTATGGTGAATTTGGCACGTCATATGTTGGGGGTGTCAGCGCATTTAGGCAATCCACCAGTACAAGTACATGCTGATGAACAGAATCAGGCGGCTTTGCGCCGTTCACAGTATGCCACTGCTGCCGGCTTGTTGATGTTTAGCCAAAGTGATACGCAAGATACTATTGTAGAAGCGACAGATCCTGAAAAACTGACTCTATTTAAGCGGGTCGGTCGGGCATGGTCAGCGTTAAACAATCAGTTAAAATCGATATTTTAA